The Geothrix sp. genome has a window encoding:
- a CDS encoding helix-turn-helix transcriptional regulator: protein MPTKRSHSTARLLFASNLRRARLQCRLSQEGLAELSELHRTYVGSVERGERNVSIDNMERLAKAVGWELRDLLSPMDGE from the coding sequence GTGCCAACAAAGCGCAGCCACTCCACAGCACGCTTGCTCTTCGCCTCCAATCTACGAAGGGCTCGACTTCAGTGCCGACTTTCTCAGGAAGGCTTGGCCGAGCTCTCGGAACTCCATCGCACCTATGTGGGCTCCGTCGAACGCGGCGAACGAAACGTATCCATCGATAACATGGAACGGTTGGCCAAGGCGGTTGGGTGGGAGCTTCGGGATCTACTGTCCCCGATGGACGGGGAGTAG
- a CDS encoding relaxase/mobilization nuclease domain-containing protein — MIGKLTKGNGFGPLLSYLFRKTASGMERATLLGGTLAGESIADLRRELEAISRLRRAIQKPVRHLSISLRPGEHLSMEEWLLVAQRVVQEMGWDSYCVIQHHDQPHEHIHIVASRIRADGSLAREVLRDFRKIEGALRVLEEQFGLEPVASPTRSGRIHQKERLNSTRPRGKERALAERTGLPTIKQKIRLVVDQSIEAANECWGVRPFPRFLEEFRARGGSASLNIRGARITGITFEFEGELMKGSDLGKPYGFANLAKVLKYDPALDLTAISPDTALDRANQHIRRIKDEGAGNSIAPWSSRATRITEPSPELGGRVAGAPSSREMEPSPGVGNLEGHGRGFNARGKEEDLGDWRGPREDPQMGSSAWPNAQRLGVPGSAEAAAIPGRTPDLCVGNSDGAHLDRGSSGSVTHIPGEPDGPNPGLHGGPGRDASTSSFDHHVVRRQRSIASEASQALGLGGSISPVSLPPLASRSLRALALVYLPKLTRWFTLRTRLKLSPEPEKSLIHANDDSWSMRLTPCLPDELPARVERLAETSLAHGSHEDRGEAYWAADDAIREAYNLHENSDPLPQEQGFAGWLDNRLSLVRSGWKRLVELSEALAQKIGDPHADIEREDRAKSRAPFGDRWRRASSLEPELEDNRVRDSIENQPRQPPAGPKGFSR; from the coding sequence ATGATCGGAAAACTCACGAAAGGTAATGGGTTTGGCCCTCTGCTGAGTTACCTGTTCCGAAAAACAGCCTCCGGGATGGAACGAGCCACACTTCTTGGTGGCACGTTGGCTGGCGAGTCAATTGCCGACCTACGGCGAGAGCTGGAAGCCATATCAAGACTCCGTAGGGCCATCCAAAAGCCTGTCCGCCACCTCTCGATCTCGCTTCGACCGGGCGAGCATCTTTCGATGGAAGAGTGGTTGCTAGTGGCTCAGCGAGTTGTTCAGGAAATGGGGTGGGATAGCTATTGTGTGATCCAACACCATGATCAGCCCCACGAGCATATCCATATCGTCGCCAGTCGCATTCGTGCCGACGGATCCCTCGCGAGGGAAGTCCTACGGGATTTCCGCAAGATCGAAGGTGCATTAAGGGTTCTCGAAGAACAATTCGGATTGGAGCCCGTGGCCAGTCCCACCCGGTCGGGCCGAATCCACCAGAAGGAACGCTTGAACTCAACACGTCCCCGCGGGAAGGAACGTGCCCTCGCCGAACGGACCGGACTACCGACAATCAAACAGAAGATTCGGTTGGTTGTGGACCAATCCATTGAAGCCGCAAACGAATGTTGGGGCGTTCGTCCTTTCCCTCGATTCTTAGAGGAATTTCGAGCACGTGGCGGCAGTGCCTCTCTAAACATCCGGGGCGCACGCATCACAGGTATTACATTCGAATTTGAAGGAGAACTCATGAAGGGTTCAGACCTCGGCAAACCGTACGGCTTTGCCAACCTCGCGAAGGTTCTTAAATATGACCCGGCCCTTGATCTGACAGCGATCAGTCCGGATACCGCCCTTGATCGGGCCAATCAGCACATACGGAGAATCAAGGATGAAGGCGCTGGAAATTCAATCGCCCCATGGTCGTCTCGAGCGACTCGAATCACCGAGCCAAGTCCCGAGCTGGGAGGAAGAGTGGCTGGGGCTCCCTCCTCCAGGGAGATGGAACCATCTCCCGGCGTGGGAAACCTGGAAGGGCACGGTCGCGGATTTAATGCGCGAGGCAAGGAGGAAGATCTGGGAGACTGGCGAGGCCCACGGGAAGATCCCCAAATGGGTTCATCTGCCTGGCCTAATGCCCAAAGGCTTGGAGTTCCCGGGAGTGCCGAGGCCGCTGCCATACCTGGACGAACGCCGGATCTTTGTGTTGGGAACTCGGATGGGGCCCATCTTGATCGAGGCAGTTCCGGAAGCGTTACTCACATACCTGGAGAACCCGATGGCCCTAATCCCGGCCTACATGGTGGACCTGGACGGGATGCATCCACTTCCTCTTTCGACCATCACGTTGTTAGGAGACAGCGATCCATTGCATCCGAAGCAAGCCAGGCTCTGGGGTTGGGGGGCTCTATATCACCAGTGTCTCTACCGCCTTTGGCCTCCAGATCCTTGCGAGCCTTAGCCCTTGTATATCTGCCAAAGCTAACGAGATGGTTCACCCTTCGTACACGGCTGAAGCTCTCTCCCGAGCCTGAAAAGTCTCTGATACATGCTAACGATGACTCATGGTCCATGCGTCTCACCCCATGCCTTCCAGATGAACTACCTGCTCGGGTCGAGAGGTTGGCTGAGACGAGTCTGGCCCATGGAAGTCACGAGGATCGGGGTGAGGCCTATTGGGCCGCCGATGATGCGATTCGCGAAGCCTATAACCTACATGAAAATAGTGATCCTTTGCCTCAGGAGCAGGGGTTTGCTGGATGGTTGGATAACCGACTGAGCCTGGTTCGCAGTGGGTGGAAAAGACTGGTCGAGTTGTCAGAGGCTCTGGCCCAAAAAATTGGCGACCCCCACGCAGACATTGAGAGAGAAGATCGGGCCAAAAGCCGAGCACCCTTCGGCGATCGTTGGCGCCGGGCCAGCAGTCTTGAACCGGAACTGGAAGACAACCGTGTGCGTGATTCCATCGAGAATCAGCCACGCCAGCCTCCTGCTGGACCAAAGGGCTTCTCCCGTTGA